The Plutella xylostella chromosome 12, ilPluXylo3.1, whole genome shotgun sequence genome includes a window with the following:
- the LOC105388694 gene encoding zinc finger protein 182 isoform X1, which produces MNKICRMCLEEGVLSSIFTRNYNLTLCDMVEYCCNIKISKNDGLPEQLCSNCIYKLGIAYHFKQTSESADIRLRQYLGLTLQKKTMSVAIMTDPVPTQTIIRKCKCQLAESKKSSTAYKRKPETEKQKRGPKPKPKQVHSCYQCDKEFRCQAQLDMHVRTHTGDRPFGCMYCSRRFTQKHNLTIHLRIHTGEKPFQCEICSKRFSAQGNLHTHLKVHTGQRDHTCTICNKSFITSSELTRHMCKHRGVKDYKCDICGAAFVQARDLKLHKLKKHEVALNDDAEKNTVPNNQIDVIGIDVGKDPISKEVERSSIEDKLVNEEKSELDHKNSTKCVQWSLEKQSFTVAEPPLEVHPFSFRSPKDAIDPHSSGLSEIKGTKDVFNQDSYNHSCRICGEQFDFITALAHHYLHSHKDYEPVHLRGYNFSS; this is translated from the exons atgaataaaatttgtaGAATGTGCTTAGAAGAAGGTGTCCTTTCTTCTATATTTACTCGGAATTACAATTTGACTCTATGTGATATGGTTGAATATTGTTGCAACATAAAG ATCAGTAAAAATGATGGTCTGCCCGAGCAGTTATGTAGTAACTGCATTTACAAACTTGGAATTGCATATCATTTCAAACAAACATCGGAGAGTGCCGACATACGATTGCGACAGTATCTGGGTctaactttacaaaaaaa gACAATGAGTGTGGCTATAATGACAGATCCTGTTCCAACACAAACAATAATAAGAAAATG TAAATGTCAATTAGCTGAAAGTAAAAAGTCGAGCACTGCTTACAAACGAAAACCGGAAACAGAGAAGCAAAAAAGAGGGCCCAAGCCAAAGCCAAAGCAAGTACATTCTTGCTACCAATGTGACAAAGAATTTCGATGTCAGGCGCAGTTAGATATGCATGTTAG GACACACACTGGTGATCGGCCGTTTGGATGTATGTATTGCTCCCGACGGTTCACTCAAAAACACAACCTCACTATACATCTTCGTATCCATACTGGAGAAAAACCTTTTCAGTGTGAAATATGCAG TAAAAGGTTCTCGGCCCAAGGGAATCTTCACACCCATTTGAAAGTTCATACTGGACAGAGAGATCAC ACGTGCACAATTTGTAACAAGTCCTTCATAACTTCGAGTGAGCTGACACGTCACATGTGCAAGCACAGAGGTGTCAAAGATTACAAGTGTGATATCTGCGGTGCTGCTTTTGTGCAAGCAAGAGACTTG AAATTGCACAAACTCAAAAAACATGAAGTCGCATTAAATGATGAtgctgaaaaaaatacagttcCTAACAACCAAATCGATGTTATCGGCATTGACGTGGGTAAAGATCCTATTAGCAAGGAAGTTGAACGCTCATCCATTGAAGATAAGTTAGTAAACGAAGAAAAAAGTGAATTAGACCATAAAAACAGTACGAAATGTGTGCAATGGTCGTTGGAGAAACAATCTTTTACGGTAGCTGAGCCTCCTCTTGAAGTTCACCCATTTTCCTTTCGCTCACCTAAAGATGCAATAGACCCTCATTCTTCAGGATTGAGTGAAATTAAAGGAACCAAAGATGTTTTTAATCAAGATTCTTACAACCATAGCTGTCGTATATGTGGAGAACAGTTTGATTTCATCACTGCCCTCGCACATCATTATTTGCACAGTCATAAAGATTATGAACCTGTTCATTTAAGGGGGTATAATTTTTCTTCTTAA
- the LOC105388693 gene encoding la-related protein 7 yields the protein MSESSATENVDKEQEAKAETATRKRTRHRKKLLYEKILKQMEFYFSDANLSKDRLLSSLMKEDMFVPIDVFLKFNKIRAMTNDPNHIAKAMKNSTLLELSDDKTKVRRKVPLIPYDSDSRTVYVESIPVTASREWLERVFSEYGTVAYISLPKFKDSQRIKGYAFVEFNSPEDAQTCISAFTKMGCKLPTCMPPEELSSIKTFSVVNAEGAPVVDNVPKEDYEPPKKKSKKVKDKKLVKTEVKGGEEEPDGSEKKVETSAKEEAVTPSEEEVRTTDAESKYDISQDEGKTEGDGETPRKKKRKKRTNKDKSKTKSGLNDKEASRGALWGLQVLAKCEWKALRNKYLNLQRLSMKNLKRELRSRQPPAPAPPAAATAAPHEPEPEHETFEKGVFLAGTLPTPCIEPRETKQQLKANKHILHVEVREGQNDIMLRFDTPAAANEWLVSSGESIRARPLTEAEEGEERARWLRAQTAPHRRRPRQRLQARAAASASGPAPPQPTATHIRFDEDDAH from the exons ATGTCTGAGTCTTCGGCTACAGAAAATGTCGATAAGGAACAAGAAGCAAAAGCTGAAACGGCAACCCGTAAACGAACGAGACATCGTAAGAAGCTCTTATATGAAAAGATCCTAAAACAGATGGAGTTCTACTTTAGCGACGCGAATCTATCTAAAGACAGGCTGCTGAGTAGCTTGATGAAAGAAGACATGTTCGTGCCTATTGATGTGTTCctaaagtttaataaaattcGGGCAATGACTAATGATCCCAACCATATTGCAAAGGCCATGAAAAATTCAACTTTATTAGAACTGTCGGATGACAAGACTAAG GTTCGCAGAAAGGTGCCGCTGATTCCTTATGACTCTGATAGCCGCACGGTGTATGTGGAGTCTATACCAGTGACGGCTAGCCGGGAGTGGCTTGAGAGGGTCTTCAGTGAATATGGAACTGTGGCATACATCTCTCTTCCAAAGTTCAAGGATTCTCAGCGCATTAAG GGATATGCTTTTGTAGAATTCAATAGTCCTGAAGATGCCCAGACCTGTATAAGTGCATTTACAAAAATGGGCTGCAAGTTGCCTACATGTATGCCACCAGAAGAACTTTCCTCTATCAAGACATTTTCTGTGGTGAATGCAGAAGGTGCTCCTGTAGTGGACAATGTGCCTAAAGAAGATTATGAACCTCCCAAGAAGAAGTCCAAGAAAGTTAAGGATAAGAAACTAGTGAAGACTGAGGTGAAGGGGGGGGAGGAGGAACCTGATGGCAGTGAGAAAAAAGTTGAGACCTCTGCAAAG GAAGAAGCAGTAACTCCATCAGAAGAAGAAGTGCGGACAACAGATGCAGAGTCCAAGTACGACATTAGTCAAGATGAAGGCAAGACAGAAGGCGACGGGGAAACACCGCGGAAGAAGAAGAGAAAAAAACGAACCAATAAAGATAAGAGCAAGACCAAGAGTGGTTTGAATGACAAGGAGGCTTCGAGAGGCGCCTTGTGGGGCCTGCAG GTGCTGGCCAAGTGTGAGTGGAAGGCGCTCCGCAACAAGTACCTGAACCTGCAGCGGCTCAGCATGAAGAACCTGAAGCGCGAGCTGCGCAGCCGccagccgcccgcgcccgcgccgcccgccgccgccaccgccgcgccTCATGAACCAG AGCCTGAACACGAGACATTTGAAAAGGGGGTATTTTTGGCTGGAACATTACCCACCCCTTGCATTGAACCTAGGGAAACTAAGCAACAg CTCAAAGCCAATAAACACATCTTGCACGTAGAGGTGCGAGAGGGACAGAACGATATTATGCTTCGCTTCGACACACCCGCAGCTGCTAACGAG TGGTTGGTGAGTTCGGGTGAGTCGATCCGCGCGCGGCCGCTGACGGAAGCGGAGGAGGGCGAGGAGCGCGCGCGCTGGCTGCGGGCCCAGACCGCgccgcaccgccgccgccccagGCAGAGACTGCAG
- the LOC105388694 gene encoding zinc finger protein 182 isoform X2, whose protein sequence is MISKNDGLPEQLCSNCIYKLGIAYHFKQTSESADIRLRQYLGLTLQKKTMSVAIMTDPVPTQTIIRKCKCQLAESKKSSTAYKRKPETEKQKRGPKPKPKQVHSCYQCDKEFRCQAQLDMHVRTHTGDRPFGCMYCSRRFTQKHNLTIHLRIHTGEKPFQCEICSKRFSAQGNLHTHLKVHTGQRDHTCTICNKSFITSSELTRHMCKHRGVKDYKCDICGAAFVQARDLKLHKLKKHEVALNDDAEKNTVPNNQIDVIGIDVGKDPISKEVERSSIEDKLVNEEKSELDHKNSTKCVQWSLEKQSFTVAEPPLEVHPFSFRSPKDAIDPHSSGLSEIKGTKDVFNQDSYNHSCRICGEQFDFITALAHHYLHSHKDYEPVHLRGYNFSS, encoded by the exons ATg ATCAGTAAAAATGATGGTCTGCCCGAGCAGTTATGTAGTAACTGCATTTACAAACTTGGAATTGCATATCATTTCAAACAAACATCGGAGAGTGCCGACATACGATTGCGACAGTATCTGGGTctaactttacaaaaaaa gACAATGAGTGTGGCTATAATGACAGATCCTGTTCCAACACAAACAATAATAAGAAAATG TAAATGTCAATTAGCTGAAAGTAAAAAGTCGAGCACTGCTTACAAACGAAAACCGGAAACAGAGAAGCAAAAAAGAGGGCCCAAGCCAAAGCCAAAGCAAGTACATTCTTGCTACCAATGTGACAAAGAATTTCGATGTCAGGCGCAGTTAGATATGCATGTTAG GACACACACTGGTGATCGGCCGTTTGGATGTATGTATTGCTCCCGACGGTTCACTCAAAAACACAACCTCACTATACATCTTCGTATCCATACTGGAGAAAAACCTTTTCAGTGTGAAATATGCAG TAAAAGGTTCTCGGCCCAAGGGAATCTTCACACCCATTTGAAAGTTCATACTGGACAGAGAGATCAC ACGTGCACAATTTGTAACAAGTCCTTCATAACTTCGAGTGAGCTGACACGTCACATGTGCAAGCACAGAGGTGTCAAAGATTACAAGTGTGATATCTGCGGTGCTGCTTTTGTGCAAGCAAGAGACTTG AAATTGCACAAACTCAAAAAACATGAAGTCGCATTAAATGATGAtgctgaaaaaaatacagttcCTAACAACCAAATCGATGTTATCGGCATTGACGTGGGTAAAGATCCTATTAGCAAGGAAGTTGAACGCTCATCCATTGAAGATAAGTTAGTAAACGAAGAAAAAAGTGAATTAGACCATAAAAACAGTACGAAATGTGTGCAATGGTCGTTGGAGAAACAATCTTTTACGGTAGCTGAGCCTCCTCTTGAAGTTCACCCATTTTCCTTTCGCTCACCTAAAGATGCAATAGACCCTCATTCTTCAGGATTGAGTGAAATTAAAGGAACCAAAGATGTTTTTAATCAAGATTCTTACAACCATAGCTGTCGTATATGTGGAGAACAGTTTGATTTCATCACTGCCCTCGCACATCATTATTTGCACAGTCATAAAGATTATGAACCTGTTCATTTAAGGGGGTATAATTTTTCTTCTTAA